TGATCGCGGCGGTATGCGGGGATGTCACTCTCTGGAAGCCGTCGTCGAAGACTCCGCTGACCGCCATCGCCATCCAGAAGATCTGCAACCGGGTGACGGACGGCATGGGTCTCGACGGCGTGTTCAGCCTCGTGGTCGGACGCGGGTCCAGCGTGGGAGAGCGGCTCATCAACGACCGCCGCATTCCGCTGGTGTCGGCTACCGGGAGTTGCCGGATGGGACGGCGGATCGGCGAGGCCGTCGCGAAACGGCTCGCTCGCTCGCTCCTGGAACTCGGCGGCAACAACGCCATCATCGTGTCGGAGCGCGCCGATCTGGAGATGGCGCTCCGCGGGATTCTCTTCGGCGCCGTGGGGACCGCGGGCCAGCGCTGCACTTCCACGCGCCGCGTGTTCCTGCACCGCTCCATCGCGGAGGAGTTCACCGCGCGCCTCACCGCGGCGTACGCATCGGTCCGCGTCGGTCACGCTCTGGCGGAAGACACGCTCATGGGGCCGCTGGTGGACGAGGACGCGGTCCGGACTTTCGAAGAGGCCATCAAGACCATTCGCGCCGAAGGCGGAGAGATCCTCCATGGCGGAAACCGGGTCGATGGTCCCGGCTTCTTCGTGGAACCGACGCTCGTGAAGGCGAAGCCCGGAATGCCCATCACCCGGGAAGAGACCTTTGCCCCGATCCTCTATCTCTTCGACTACGACGACCTGGACCAGGCCATCGCCGCGCAAAACGGCGTGGACCAGGGTCTCTCGAGCGCGATCTTCACGACGGACCTGCTGGAGGCGGAGGAGTTCCTCTCCCACCGGGGATCCGACTGCGGGATCGCGAATGTGAACATCGGAACGAGCGGGGCGGAGATCGGCGGGGCCTTCGGCGGGGAGAAGGACACGGGCGGCGGCCGCGAAGCGGGTTCGGACTCCTGGAAGATCTACATGCGCAGGCAGACCTGTACGCTGAACTGGTCCCGGGAGATGGCTCTCGCTCAGGGCGTGAAGTTCGACATCTGA
The Gemmatimonadota bacterium DNA segment above includes these coding regions:
- a CDS encoding aldehyde dehydrogenase family protein: MTRTHAIPESDILEALDLTGVQKGASYGPWIETPSGPELVSASPNDGSEIGRVLQAGEGDYEKVMEEAGKAFLSWRMRPAPERGEVVRLLAGEFRKYKEPLGALISLEMGKVRSEGEGEVQEMIDIADFAVGLSRQLYGLTMHSERPGHRMYEQWHPLGVVGVVTAFNFPGAVWAWNAMIAAVCGDVTLWKPSSKTPLTAIAIQKICNRVTDGMGLDGVFSLVVGRGSSVGERLINDRRIPLVSATGSCRMGRRIGEAVAKRLARSLLELGGNNAIIVSERADLEMALRGILFGAVGTAGQRCTSTRRVFLHRSIAEEFTARLTAAYASVRVGHALAEDTLMGPLVDEDAVRTFEEAIKTIRAEGGEILHGGNRVDGPGFFVEPTLVKAKPGMPITREETFAPILYLFDYDDLDQAIAAQNGVDQGLSSAIFTTDLLEAEEFLSHRGSDCGIANVNIGTSGAEIGGAFGGEKDTGGGREAGSDSWKIYMRRQTCTLNWSREMALAQGVKFDI